A section of the Terriglobia bacterium genome encodes:
- a CDS encoding homocysteine synthase — translation MSDQKKQRLATLAIHGGQTPDPTTNSRAVPIYQTTSYVFNDADHAARLFALQEFGNIYTRIMNPTTDVFEKRIAALEGGVAGLATASGQAAETLAITTLAEAGDEIVSATSLYGGTYNLFHYTLPKLGINVKFADASDFGGLRKLINERTRALYAESFGNPKLDVTDIAELARIAHENGIPLIIDNTCASPALLRPIEHGADIVINSATKFIGGHGTAIGGIIVDAGKFDWAASPRFKKSFVDPDPSYHGVSYTSAFGNLAFIIRARVQGLRDTGAALSPFNAFLLLQGAETLHLRMQRHSDNALAVAKYLEGHPGVEWVNYPGLPSSKYHSLAKKYLPNGAGSLVTFGIKGGYESGKKFIDSLELFSLLANIGDAKSLVIHPASTTHQQLSESEQRDTGVTPELVRLSVGIEDINDILDDLGQALEAVVPKPTPELAGVR, via the coding sequence ATGTCCGACCAGAAGAAGCAACGACTTGCAACCCTCGCCATTCACGGTGGGCAGACCCCGGACCCCACGACCAATTCCCGCGCCGTTCCGATTTACCAGACGACGTCTTACGTTTTCAATGATGCCGATCATGCCGCGCGTCTCTTCGCGCTGCAGGAGTTCGGCAACATCTACACGCGCATCATGAACCCGACGACGGACGTCTTCGAAAAACGGATTGCGGCGCTGGAGGGCGGTGTCGCTGGGTTGGCAACAGCGAGCGGACAGGCCGCCGAAACGTTGGCGATCACGACGCTGGCGGAAGCCGGGGACGAAATCGTCTCGGCGACTTCCCTTTACGGCGGCACTTACAACCTCTTTCATTACACGCTGCCGAAGCTCGGGATTAATGTGAAGTTCGCCGACGCCTCGGATTTCGGTGGCCTTCGCAAGCTGATCAATGAGCGCACACGGGCGCTTTATGCCGAGAGCTTCGGGAATCCCAAACTCGACGTCACGGATATCGCCGAACTGGCACGCATTGCCCATGAGAACGGTATTCCATTGATTATCGACAACACGTGTGCCTCGCCGGCTTTGTTACGGCCAATCGAGCATGGCGCCGATATCGTCATCAACTCGGCAACGAAGTTTATCGGCGGACACGGCACGGCTATCGGCGGCATCATCGTGGATGCTGGAAAGTTCGATTGGGCCGCGTCGCCGCGCTTCAAGAAGTCTTTCGTCGATCCCGACCCGTCGTACCACGGAGTTTCGTATACCTCGGCGTTCGGTAATCTCGCGTTCATCATTCGTGCGCGGGTGCAGGGTCTGCGCGATACCGGCGCGGCACTCTCGCCCTTCAATGCTTTCCTGTTGCTCCAAGGTGCCGAGACGCTTCACCTTCGCATGCAGCGTCATTCGGACAACGCGCTGGCGGTCGCGAAATACCTGGAAGGCCATCCCGGCGTTGAGTGGGTGAACTATCCCGGCTTGCCCTCGAGCAAGTATCACTCGCTCGCGAAGAAATATCTTCCAAATGGCGCAGGGTCGCTGGTCACGTTCGGCATCAAGGGCGGGTATGAGTCCGGCAAGAAGTTCATCGACTCACTCGAATTGTTCAGCCTGCTAGCGAACATCGGCGACGCCAAGTCGCTCGTCATCCACCCCGCCTCAACCACGCACCAGCAGTTGAGCGAGAGCGAGCAGCGCGACACTGGCGTCACTCCGGAACTGGTCCGGCTCTCGGTCGGTATCGAGGACATCAACGACATCCTGGACGATCTCGGGCAGGCGCTCGAAGCGGTCGTTCCGAAGCCAACGCCAGAGCTGGCAGGAGTGCGGTAA
- the metX gene encoding homoserine O-acetyltransferase, translated as MASRNLHLKQGTFTFAEDEPFLLEAGGSLSPVRIRFAMYGEPNEAGDNVVLLCHALSGSAEAHEWWPELFAPGGIFADGRFCAVCTNILGSRYGSTGPSSVDPATGQPYGESFPLVTVGDVVRAQERALRGLGITRLYSVLGASIGGMQALEWAIRFPDQVERCIAIGASPLSSMGLALNHLQRRAILADPEQGLQIARGIAMCSYKSAPLFDERHGRKPNRTGEAPWNSKEGRFDIGGYLEYQGEIFARRFDPQTYITITRMMDLWDPARNGSDVYERIRAKTSLIGISSDWLFPADDVRRLASDLRSHSADCHYYEIESDHGHDSFLAEVDRVNQLLHRIIAEPVGPVGLSDVSAGICKEHCAAE; from the coding sequence ATGGCGAGCAGGAACCTTCATCTGAAGCAGGGAACCTTTACGTTCGCCGAGGACGAACCATTTCTGTTGGAAGCCGGGGGCTCGCTGAGCCCGGTGCGAATTCGGTTCGCGATGTATGGCGAACCGAACGAGGCTGGGGACAACGTCGTTCTGCTTTGTCACGCACTGTCCGGTTCGGCCGAAGCGCACGAGTGGTGGCCCGAACTTTTTGCCCCCGGAGGAATTTTTGCCGACGGGCGCTTTTGCGCTGTGTGCACCAACATTCTCGGCTCGCGCTACGGCTCAACGGGACCGTCCAGCGTCGATCCCGCAACCGGACAGCCTTATGGCGAAAGCTTTCCCCTGGTCACGGTTGGTGACGTGGTGCGGGCACAGGAGCGCGCGCTCCGAGGCCTCGGCATCACGCGACTTTATTCCGTTCTCGGCGCGTCAATTGGCGGAATGCAGGCGCTCGAATGGGCGATCCGTTTTCCCGACCAGGTGGAGCGCTGCATTGCAATCGGTGCTTCGCCACTCTCCAGCATGGGGCTTGCGCTGAACCATCTGCAGCGGCGGGCTATTCTCGCTGATCCTGAGCAGGGACTGCAAATCGCTCGCGGCATTGCAATGTGCAGCTATAAGTCCGCGCCGCTGTTCGATGAGCGGCACGGTCGGAAACCAAATCGCACCGGAGAAGCTCCCTGGAATTCGAAAGAAGGACGATTCGACATCGGTGGTTATCTTGAATACCAGGGCGAAATCTTCGCCCGAAGGTTCGACCCGCAGACCTATATCACGATTACTCGGATGATGGATCTGTGGGACCCGGCACGAAATGGCTCGGACGTGTATGAACGCATTCGCGCAAAAACCAGTCTCATCGGAATCTCGTCCGACTGGCTGTTCCCCGCTGACGATGTTCGTCGCCTCGCCTCGGACCTGCGGTCACACTCGGCCGATTGCCATTACTACGAGATCGAATCGGATCACGGGCACGACTCGTTTCTCGCGGAGGTCGATCGTGTCAACCAGTTGCTCCATCGGATTATTGCCGAGCCAGTTGGACCAGTCGGACTTTCTGACGTTTCTGCAGGAATCTGTAAAGAACATTGTGCGGCGGAATGA
- a CDS encoding ATP-dependent DNA ligase: MARIPSSRVQKNRHETRQGRVTEAAVAAESLLGAYPELSLPIQPPYPPMEAKLVEEIPRGAGWQYEPKWDGFRCLGFRDGKEVALQSKAGQPLGRYFPEVVRAVASLPQKQFVLDGEIVILRKGHIEFDELLMRIHPAASRIKKLSEETPATLFVFDLLVDDKGRDLTSMPLDVRRPRLEDFFEKVPEDSLIRLSPKAEDVRAAERWMQRLGSIGLDGVIAKRLDVSYASGERSAMQKIKLIRTADCVVGGFRWASKGGKVGSLLLGLYDDNGLLNHIGFSSSFSAEERNELRGILKPYMHGAGFSGAAPGGPSRWSTERTGEWEPLDPKLVCEVRYDHFSGGRFRHGTKFLRWRPEKRPQDCTYEQVTRQKKGKGLEGLLAA, encoded by the coding sequence ATGGCCCGTATCCCTTCATCGCGCGTTCAGAAGAATCGTCATGAGACACGCCAAGGTCGCGTCACCGAAGCCGCTGTTGCCGCCGAATCGCTTCTCGGTGCCTACCCGGAACTGAGTTTGCCGATCCAACCCCCATACCCACCCATGGAAGCAAAGCTTGTGGAGGAAATCCCCCGCGGTGCGGGCTGGCAGTATGAGCCGAAGTGGGATGGCTTCCGGTGCCTTGGGTTTCGCGACGGCAAAGAAGTCGCGCTGCAATCGAAGGCCGGTCAGCCGTTGGGCCGATACTTCCCCGAGGTGGTGCGGGCGGTTGCGTCGCTGCCGCAGAAACAATTTGTCCTCGATGGCGAGATCGTGATTCTGCGCAAAGGCCACATCGAATTCGACGAACTGCTCATGCGCATCCATCCGGCGGCGAGCCGGATCAAAAAGCTCTCGGAAGAAACTCCCGCCACATTATTTGTTTTCGACCTCCTGGTGGATGACAAAGGGAGGGACCTGACGTCGATGCCGCTCGATGTTCGTCGTCCGCGACTTGAAGACTTTTTCGAAAAAGTACCCGAGGATTCGCTCATACGACTTTCGCCGAAGGCAGAGGACGTTCGAGCCGCCGAGCGCTGGATGCAGCGATTGGGTTCGATTGGCCTCGACGGCGTCATCGCCAAGCGCCTCGACGTTTCCTATGCCAGCGGCGAACGTTCTGCTATGCAGAAGATCAAGCTCATTCGCACCGCCGATTGCGTGGTCGGCGGCTTTCGGTGGGCGAGCAAGGGTGGGAAGGTCGGATCACTACTGCTAGGACTCTATGACGATAATGGCCTGCTAAATCACATCGGCTTCAGTTCGAGCTTTTCGGCGGAAGAGCGCAACGAACTCAGGGGCATCCTGAAGCCTTACATGCACGGCGCAGGCTTCAGTGGCGCCGCACCAGGTGGTCCAAGCCGATGGTCAACCGAGCGTACCGGCGAATGGGAGCCGCTGGATCCGAAGCTCGTGTGCGAGGTGCGTTACGATCACTTTTCCGGCGGCCGATTCCGTCACGGAACGAAGTTCCTGCGTTGGCGTCCGGAGAAGCGCCCACAAGACTGCACGTACGAACAGGTAACACGCCAGAAAAAGGGAAAGGGATTAGAGGGTTTGTTGGCAGCGTGA
- a CDS encoding exodeoxyribonuclease VII small subunit, protein MRRGTLPKFEECLQRLEKIVDQLEKGEIPLEQALKLFEEGIALSNNCRKELEDAEGKVEILLKQNGKLQAEPFETAADSAKR, encoded by the coding sequence ATGCGGAGGGGTACTTTGCCGAAGTTCGAAGAATGCCTTCAACGCCTCGAAAAGATTGTCGATCAACTGGAGAAGGGAGAGATCCCTCTCGAGCAGGCGCTCAAACTCTTTGAAGAAGGCATCGCATTATCCAATAACTGCCGCAAGGAGTTGGAGGATGCTGAGGGCAAGGTGGAAATCCTCCTGAAGCAGAACGGAAAACTGCAGGCTGAGCCATTCGAGACAGCCGCCGATTCTGCAAAACGCTAA
- a CDS encoding HAMP domain-containing sensor histidine kinase, which translates to MAVHLVPPRRTVLSRMPVVFPPIAAGAASLISIIALVGWQFRLRVLREPLGGFFEPNTALCILLLSTAVVLYRWREHLWARATAIPLITVVAGLCGVVLYEQIRNVNTGIAQIFFHHRLSDWNLPTTPGQFAPNTAITLALLSGALLVGYAGVRKELAQNLTGMAIVFSILAIVGHAYGVRFFYYLKIPGYMSFPIALALVVLGTGMLMAMAPDGWMGMVLRSDAAGVLSRRVLFITYMTLPLLGYIAVGYERNHWISYPFGTSLVVVAGLLILTSTVVRSAREIRRLERERLLTEDRLLEAEKLAVTGRLAATLAHEVNNPLEAVMNILFLLGNDDSLNNNSREFLKLAEEELLRVTHITRQTLAFYREPSSPVPVQPADLARQVIRMFQPKIDTKKVLVAFSSRLDSEYVVHPGEFKQIVTNLLANAIDAVPRGGTIAIRVRRGREWSTGEAGFRVTVADNGIGISRTDRKRLFQPFFTTKGQKGTGLGLWVTRGLVTKHGGRLQMHSSTRTQRRGTTFSIFFPAFWQGAAPQERQAAAFRSAG; encoded by the coding sequence GTGGCCGTGCACCTGGTTCCACCACGTCGCACTGTTCTCTCCCGAATGCCGGTGGTCTTTCCACCGATCGCCGCGGGTGCCGCGTCTCTCATCTCCATCATTGCACTGGTTGGATGGCAGTTCCGTCTGCGCGTTCTTCGCGAACCGCTGGGTGGCTTCTTCGAACCAAACACGGCACTTTGTATCCTTCTTCTTTCCACTGCAGTCGTCCTTTATCGCTGGCGTGAGCACTTGTGGGCACGGGCGACCGCCATTCCTCTGATCACTGTTGTTGCCGGGCTTTGTGGAGTCGTACTTTACGAGCAGATTCGTAACGTCAATACCGGTATAGCGCAGATATTTTTCCATCATCGTCTGAGCGACTGGAACCTTCCAACCACGCCCGGACAGTTCGCGCCCAACACTGCGATCACCTTGGCTCTTCTTAGTGGCGCGCTCCTGGTCGGCTATGCCGGAGTGCGTAAAGAACTCGCGCAAAATTTGACCGGCATGGCGATCGTGTTCTCGATCCTCGCGATTGTTGGCCATGCTTACGGTGTCCGCTTCTTTTACTACCTTAAGATCCCCGGCTACATGTCGTTCCCCATCGCCCTCGCCCTTGTTGTTCTGGGTACAGGCATGCTGATGGCAATGGCACCTGACGGCTGGATGGGGATGGTGTTGCGCAGCGATGCCGCAGGCGTGCTCTCCCGCCGGGTGCTGTTCATCACTTACATGACGCTCCCGCTGCTCGGCTACATCGCCGTTGGATATGAGCGCAACCACTGGATTAGCTATCCGTTCGGTACTTCGCTCGTAGTTGTCGCCGGCCTCCTGATACTGACTTCTACTGTTGTGCGCAGCGCGCGTGAAATTCGTCGGTTGGAACGCGAACGCCTGCTCACCGAGGATCGCCTGCTCGAAGCGGAAAAGCTTGCTGTCACCGGACGCCTCGCCGCCACCCTCGCACATGAGGTCAACAACCCGCTCGAAGCTGTGATGAACATCCTCTTTCTGCTCGGTAACGACGATAGCCTGAACAACAATTCGCGAGAGTTCCTGAAATTGGCGGAAGAGGAATTGTTGCGGGTGACTCACATCACCAGGCAGACACTGGCGTTTTATCGCGAACCCTCTTCACCCGTGCCGGTACAACCGGCGGATCTCGCTCGCCAGGTCATTCGCATGTTCCAGCCGAAGATCGATACCAAGAAGGTCCTCGTCGCGTTTTCTTCGCGGCTGGATTCGGAATACGTCGTGCATCCTGGCGAATTCAAGCAGATCGTCACCAACCTGTTGGCGAATGCCATTGATGCCGTGCCTCGCGGCGGCACGATTGCAATCCGTGTGCGTCGCGGACGAGAGTGGTCGACCGGCGAAGCCGGTTTCCGCGTTACGGTCGCTGATAACGGTATTGGCATCTCGCGGACAGATCGCAAGCGCCTCTTCCAACCCTTCTTCACCACCAAGGGGCAAAAGGGCACGGGGCTGGGGTTGTGGGTTACGCGGGGGCTCGTGACGAAGCACGGCGGACGTTTGCAGATGCACAGTTCCACGCGGACACAACGTCGCGGCACAACCTTCTCGATATTCTTCCCTGCTTTCTGGCAAGGTGCCGCGCCACAAGAAAGACAGGCCGCAGCATTCCGCTCGGCTGGTTAG